The Manihot esculenta cultivar AM560-2 chromosome 11, M.esculenta_v8, whole genome shotgun sequence genome includes a region encoding these proteins:
- the LOC110626793 gene encoding eukaryotic translation initiation factor 4B3, with amino-acid sequence MAATVSSPWGKPGAWALDSEEHEEELRRQEPQKTDASGESEFPSLAAAAANKQPKKKKNQTISLAEFASYGSAKSSQPTQSRGPTHEDLLNLPTGPRQRSAEELERSRLGGGFKSYGMGSRNGDDSSNSRWSGGNSRVSSRDRDVNRDLAPSRADETDDWSKSKKSPVGNGYERRERGSFFDSQPKADELDSWVSNKPTETRRFGATNGGFERRGSFDSLSRDRSGFNSGGGSAADSDNWGRKKEEVYVTGSARPKLVLRPRTVPVSNENGTAAKPKGSNPFGEARPREEVLAEKGKDWKEIDEKLHSVKIDGNKEKGERGNSSSFGRWSFGNGRAGSGVERSWRKPDVDDSSSRPQSAETNENDDASENGHSAEEGPAEGN; translated from the exons ATGGCGGCAACTGTGTCTTCTCCTTGGGGCAAGCCTGGCGCTTGGGCTCTCGACTCTGAAGAACACGAGGAAGAGCTCCGTCGACAAGAACCCCAAAAGACCGATGCTTCTGGTGAGTCTGAATTTCCTTCTCTAGCCGCCGCCGCCGCCAACAAACAgcctaagaagaagaagaatcaaaCCATATCTCTAGCTGAATTCGCCAGCTATGGCTCCGCCAAGTCGTCTCAACCCACCCAATCCAGAGGCCCTACTCATGAAGATCTCCTCAATCTCCCTACTGGACCCCGCCAGCGGTCTGCTGAAGAGCTCGAACGCTCTAGGCTAGGCGGTGGCTTCAAATCGTATGGTATGGGCAGCCGTAACGGTGACGATTCGTCGAATTCGAGATGGAGTGGTGGTAATTCTAGGGTTTCTAGTAGGGACAGGGATGTGAACAGAGATTTAGCGCCTTCGCGTGCTGATGAGACCGATGATTGGTCTAAATCGAAGAAATCACCGGTGGGCAATGGCTATGAAAGGAGAGAGAGGGGCTCTTTTTTCGATTCTCAACCAAAAGCCGACGAATTAGACAGCTGGGTATCTAATAAGCCAACAGAGACAAGGAGATTTGGTGCCACTAACGGTGGATTTGAGAGGAGGGGCAGTTTCGATTCTCTATCCAGAGATAGAAGCGGGTTTAATAGCGGCGGTGGCAGTGCAGCAGATTCCGATAACTGGGGAAGGAAGAAAGAGGAGGTTTATGTAACAGGAAGTGCAAGGCCAAAGCTTGTATTGCGGCCTCGTACAGTGCCTGTAAGTAACGAGAATGGCACAGCAGCGAAACCCAAAGGCTCGAACCCATTTGGAGAGGCGAGGCCGAGAGAGGAGGTGTTAGCTGAGAAGGGAAAGGACTGGAAAGAGATTGACGAGAAACTGCATTCTGTGAAGATCGATGGCAATAAAGAAAAAGGTGAGAGAGGTAATTCTTCATCATTCGGGCGGTGGAGCTTTGGGAATGGGCGTGCGGGTTCTGGTGTTGAGCGGAGCTGGAGGAAGCCTGATGTAGATGATTCCAGTTCTCGCCCTCAGAG TGCTGAGACAAATGAGAATGATGATGCCTCTGAAAATGGCCATTCTGCTGAGGAAGGACCTGCTGAAGGAAACTGA